A region of Desertifilum tharense IPPAS B-1220 DNA encodes the following proteins:
- a CDS encoding response regulator, which yields MKILLVEDDRIAADILSQELTAHRYSVEIATDGQIGLELAQTFPYDLLLVDIMLPYLNGIELCRQLRSRGLQMPILLLSARDQIGDRVMGLEAGADDYLVKPYEYSELMARIQALLRRGSATLPTVLTWEKLQLDPNACQVTYNEKRVHLTPKEYGILELFLRNPQRTFSRSAILDRIWLSGEYPQEEAVSTQIKGLRQKLKIAGLMANLIETVYGLGYRLKVPPSAESQPHRANKRQAEAKVQAVVQQMQNNFKENFDSQLILFEQAIAQLATNTLDEQLRSAALAEAHRLIGSLGSLGLLPGSAIARRIEQLLRSTVLGKLEGQQLAEWVENLKQAVEESPSPAIEPQPQLASRRLLIVDDDSILTERLKHEAIAWGFQVEIAPDPAAARFRVATSAPDAIALDLTFPQTAESGLTLLAELTQQAPDIPVLVMTGRNQLSDRVAVARLGRHTFLEKPLHPKEILKAVVQELDRHQKAEAKILILDDDPTVLAALVNLLEPWGFQVRTLSDPQQFWQILEACTPDLLILDIEMPGFSGIELCQVVRSDPRWTLLPVIFLSSHHSAEMIYQVFAVGADDYVQKPIVGPELIARILNRLERTRILRRFAELERAMPRCANLKDG from the coding sequence ATGAAAATTCTTCTGGTAGAAGACGATCGGATAGCAGCGGACATCCTCAGCCAAGAACTGACTGCCCATCGCTACAGTGTTGAAATTGCCACAGATGGTCAAATCGGCTTAGAACTGGCTCAAACCTTCCCCTACGATTTGCTTCTAGTCGATATCATGTTGCCCTACCTCAATGGGATCGAATTGTGTCGCCAACTGCGATCGCGCGGCTTGCAGATGCCGATCCTGTTACTCAGCGCTAGGGATCAAATTGGCGATCGCGTCATGGGCTTAGAAGCAGGAGCCGATGATTACCTGGTCAAGCCCTACGAATATTCAGAGCTAATGGCTCGGATTCAAGCCTTACTGCGACGGGGTAGTGCGACACTCCCCACCGTACTCACCTGGGAAAAACTGCAACTCGATCCCAACGCCTGTCAAGTCACCTATAACGAAAAACGCGTGCATCTCACCCCCAAAGAGTACGGCATTCTAGAGCTGTTCTTGCGGAATCCCCAACGAACCTTTAGCCGCAGCGCCATCCTCGATCGCATCTGGTTGAGTGGAGAATACCCCCAAGAAGAAGCTGTCTCAACTCAAATTAAAGGGTTGCGCCAGAAATTAAAAATCGCTGGACTGATGGCAAACTTGATTGAAACCGTCTATGGCTTGGGTTATCGCTTAAAAGTACCCCCTTCAGCAGAATCTCAGCCGCATCGAGCCAATAAGCGCCAAGCGGAAGCCAAAGTGCAAGCCGTGGTTCAGCAGATGCAAAACAACTTTAAAGAGAATTTTGACTCGCAGCTCATCTTATTTGAGCAAGCGATCGCCCAACTTGCCACCAATACCCTTGACGAGCAATTGCGTTCTGCGGCTTTAGCTGAAGCCCATCGCTTAATTGGTTCGTTGGGTTCGTTAGGCTTGCTCCCCGGATCGGCGATCGCGCGTCGGATCGAACAGTTGTTGCGGAGTACCGTTCTAGGGAAACTGGAAGGGCAACAACTCGCAGAATGGGTGGAAAATCTCAAGCAAGCTGTAGAAGAATCGCCCTCTCCAGCGATTGAACCTCAACCCCAGTTAGCATCAAGGCGGTTGTTAATTGTCGATGATGATAGCATCCTCACCGAACGACTCAAACACGAAGCGATCGCTTGGGGCTTCCAAGTAGAAATTGCCCCCGATCCCGCCGCTGCAAGATTCCGGGTTGCCACTTCTGCTCCCGATGCGATCGCCCTAGATTTAACGTTTCCCCAAACCGCAGAAAGCGGCCTGACGCTGCTGGCAGAACTCACCCAACAAGCGCCCGATATTCCAGTATTGGTGATGACAGGGCGCAACCAATTAAGCGATCGCGTTGCCGTTGCGCGTCTGGGCAGACATACCTTTTTAGAGAAACCCCTACATCCCAAAGAAATTTTAAAAGCCGTGGTTCAAGAACTCGACCGCCACCAGAAAGCCGAAGCCAAAATCTTAATTTTGGATGACGATCCTACCGTCTTAGCTGCATTGGTCAATCTCCTAGAACCGTGGGGATTTCAGGTCAGAACGCTGTCAGATCCGCAGCAATTTTGGCAGATTTTAGAAGCCTGCACCCCCGATTTGCTGATTTTAGATATTGAGATGCCCGGATTTAGCGGCATCGAACTGTGCCAGGTGGTTCGCAGCGATCCCCGTTGGACCTTGTTACCCGTCATTTTTTTATCTAGCCATCACAGTGCTGAGATGATTTATCAGGTCTTTGCAGTCGGTGCAGATGACTACGTTCAGAAACCGATTGTCGGCCCCGAATTGATTGCTCGGATCTTAAATCGCTTGGAACGGACTCGCATTTTACGACGATTTGCCGAACTAGAACGCGCCATGCCGAGATGTGCCAATCTTAAGGACGGGTGA
- a CDS encoding late competence development ComFB family protein, protein MSKKLLNLTLPIVLEEIENVLATYPKYPYQQAFSVSELRQDLVAYVLSRVPNKYAAVEETEPFVYQMGSSVYSSKQMLDIENCIHIGIQDILHVYHQTASRLARSLSTSHLAS, encoded by the coding sequence ATGAGCAAAAAACTGCTGAACCTAACCTTACCAATCGTGCTTGAAGAAATTGAAAATGTTTTGGCAACCTATCCCAAATATCCTTATCAACAAGCCTTCTCTGTTTCAGAATTGCGTCAAGACTTGGTGGCCTATGTTTTAAGCCGAGTTCCTAACAAATATGCAGCAGTAGAAGAAACAGAACCGTTTGTTTATCAAATGGGATCGTCTGTGTATTCCAGCAAACAGATGCTAGACATTGAAAATTGCATTCATATCGGAATTCAAGATATTTTGCATGTTTATCATCAAACAGCATCCCGCTTGGCGCGATCGCTCTCCACAAGTCATCTCGCCAGCTAG
- a CDS encoding DUF1830 domain-containing protein, with amino-acid sequence MIDVCINLESDRQFTDPICHKILCYYTNPTQHIQILRIANIPGWHYEKVAFPQQSLMFEAFSEAILEIHSGTPATSIICDKIRCHLLRVEEGSEIY; translated from the coding sequence ATGATTGATGTTTGTATCAATTTAGAGAGCGATCGCCAGTTCACTGACCCAATCTGCCACAAAATTTTGTGCTACTACACCAATCCAACCCAGCACATCCAAATCCTGAGAATTGCCAACATCCCAGGCTGGCACTACGAAAAAGTGGCTTTTCCTCAGCAATCGCTGATGTTTGAAGCTTTCAGTGAAGCCATCCTCGAAATTCATTCTGGAACGCCAGCTACAAGTATTATTTGTGACAAAATCCGCTGCCATCTTCTGCGTGTTGAAGAGGGCAGCGAGATTTATTAA
- a CDS encoding response regulator, translated as MLDKRILVIDDEPNLCIVVQACLENLGGWETLTALSGREGLAIAIAQPLDAILLDVMMPDLDGLAIVRELQKHPITQSIPVILLTAKVQSTDLAQFTQLGVAGVIAKPFDPLTLSQEVASILGW; from the coding sequence ATGCTAGACAAGCGGATTCTGGTGATTGATGATGAACCTAATCTTTGTATCGTGGTTCAGGCTTGTCTAGAAAATTTGGGAGGATGGGAAACCCTCACGGCTTTATCCGGTCGAGAAGGATTGGCGATCGCGATCGCTCAACCCCTTGATGCTATTTTATTGGATGTGATGATGCCCGATTTGGATGGATTGGCGATCGTTCGGGAGTTACAAAAACATCCAATAACCCAATCAATTCCTGTGATTTTGCTCACGGCTAAGGTGCAATCGACGGATTTAGCCCAGTTCACTCAACTCGGCGTTGCTGGCGTTATTGCTAAACCCTTCGATCCCTTAACGCTATCTCAAGAAGTTGCGTCGATCTTGGGCTGGTAG
- a CDS encoding PAS domain S-box protein gives MKFYQRTLLGVFAVTLSALIVYDFLIPLFDPGQVEPFPQGIALILLALLVLSIVLIADSIRDRQQAQGVLQQQVEQQRLVMQITQRIRQSLHLQDILQTTVEEVRQLLKCDRVIVFQFSPDWQGTVVVESVGSEWMAILSTEIYDPCFGENYAEPYRQGLVTVKADIYNAGIDPCHLQLLTNFQVRANLVVGIPKGDELWGLLIAHQCASPRQWQSSEIDLMQQIASQASIALQQVALLEQLQTELAERKQAELALLQLNTELEQRVQERTAAFTEVNDRLLAALLALRESEERRRLALDLTHTGFWDWHIPSSSNIWNDNLFTLLGLVPYSVEPSYEVWRSCLHPDDVAKIEAQFLASIANQTDYTAEYRLVHPDGSVHWVMARAKAIYSESGEPLRSLGVLLDISDRKSIEVERQRADAALQLAHTQLLQRTEQLEKVNLELHQALEELQIAEEQLRRSNHQLETTILAVQLQRQRYEDLFNFAPDGYLVTDSHGIVQEANQAAGNLLHRDSSILVGKPLAMYIGKEDKLRFRTYLAELQPLWGRQTYELTIQPHQLKAFPAAIAASTIRNPQGQILSIRWLIQDISDRKQAEASLRRSEAKFRSLSEASPVGIFMTDIQGHCIYTNPCCQRICGYTFEEALGEGWLQFIHPEERQEIAAEWFKAVSQRQEFFGETCYVRKDGSLRFGRVRSAPLFSDTGELMGYVGTIEDITDSRAIETMKDEFISIVSHELRTPLTAIRGSLGLLASGVLNHKPEVARQMVEIASQDTERLVRLVNDILDLERLESQRVRLNLQWWDAATLLEKSVKTVQSLAAESEINILSEPTSAQVWADGDRLMQTLVNLIGNAIKFSSPNTTVTLKVQDRDDRVLFQVTDRGRGIPADQLEKIFGQFQQVDASDSRQKGGTGLGLAICKSIIQQHGGAIWAESQLGEGSHFYFTVPKPIDSEQFECTELV, from the coding sequence ATGAAATTTTATCAACGCACTTTACTCGGTGTCTTTGCAGTCACGTTGTCTGCACTGATTGTTTACGATTTTCTGATTCCATTGTTCGATCCCGGACAAGTCGAGCCATTTCCTCAAGGCATAGCGCTGATTTTGTTGGCGTTGCTCGTCTTAAGCATTGTCCTGATTGCGGACTCGATCCGCGATCGCCAGCAAGCTCAAGGAGTATTGCAGCAGCAAGTTGAGCAGCAGCGCTTAGTGATGCAAATTACCCAGCGGATTCGGCAATCGCTGCATTTACAGGATATTTTGCAAACCACTGTTGAGGAAGTTCGACAGCTACTTAAGTGCGATCGCGTCATTGTCTTCCAGTTTTCCCCCGACTGGCAGGGAACCGTGGTTGTTGAATCCGTCGGTAGCGAGTGGATGGCCATTTTATCGACGGAAATCTACGATCCCTGCTTTGGCGAAAACTATGCCGAACCCTATAGACAAGGCTTAGTCACCGTTAAAGCTGATATCTATAATGCCGGGATCGATCCCTGTCACTTGCAACTATTAACCAATTTCCAAGTGCGGGCTAATCTTGTGGTTGGTATTCCCAAGGGGGATGAATTGTGGGGGTTGCTGATTGCCCATCAGTGCGCGTCGCCTCGCCAGTGGCAATCCTCAGAAATCGATCTCATGCAACAAATTGCCAGCCAAGCCAGCATTGCTCTTCAGCAAGTCGCCTTGTTGGAACAACTCCAAACCGAATTAGCCGAACGCAAGCAAGCTGAACTCGCCTTACTGCAACTCAATACTGAATTAGAGCAGCGCGTGCAAGAGCGCACCGCCGCTTTTACAGAAGTCAACGATCGCCTGTTGGCAGCCTTGTTAGCCCTACGAGAAAGCGAAGAACGCCGCCGACTTGCCCTGGATTTAACGCATACGGGCTTTTGGGATTGGCATATTCCTAGCAGCAGTAACATTTGGAACGACAATTTATTTACCCTGCTGGGTTTGGTTCCCTATAGCGTTGAGCCAAGCTATGAAGTTTGGCGCAGTTGCCTTCATCCTGACGATGTGGCGAAGATCGAAGCGCAGTTTTTAGCCTCGATAGCCAACCAAACCGATTACACGGCAGAATATCGCCTGGTGCATCCAGATGGCTCCGTGCATTGGGTGATGGCACGCGCCAAGGCGATCTACAGCGAATCGGGAGAGCCGTTGCGATCGCTAGGCGTTTTGTTAGATATTAGCGATCGCAAATCCATTGAAGTGGAACGCCAGCGTGCGGATGCAGCCCTACAATTGGCTCATACGCAATTACTCCAGCGCACAGAACAACTTGAAAAGGTCAATCTGGAATTGCACCAGGCGCTAGAAGAACTGCAAATCGCAGAGGAACAACTCCGCAGAAGCAACCACCAACTAGAAACTACGATTTTGGCCGTTCAATTGCAGCGACAGCGCTATGAAGACCTGTTTAACTTTGCCCCAGATGGGTATTTGGTGACAGACTCTCACGGAATCGTTCAAGAAGCAAATCAAGCCGCCGGCAACCTATTGCATAGAGATTCCTCAATTCTCGTAGGCAAGCCCTTAGCCATGTATATTGGCAAGGAGGATAAACTTCGATTTCGCACCTATCTAGCAGAGTTGCAACCATTGTGGGGGCGACAAACCTACGAGCTAACCATCCAACCGCACCAGCTTAAAGCCTTTCCTGCTGCGATCGCCGCCTCAACCATCCGCAACCCACAAGGACAAATCCTCAGCATTCGCTGGCTCATTCAAGATATCAGCGATCGCAAACAAGCCGAAGCCTCTCTCAGACGTAGCGAGGCTAAATTCCGCTCTCTGAGTGAAGCTTCGCCAGTGGGTATCTTTATGACCGATATTCAGGGACATTGCATTTATACCAATCCCTGCTGCCAGAGGATTTGCGGCTACACCTTTGAGGAAGCGCTAGGGGAAGGTTGGCTGCAATTTATCCATCCGGAGGAACGCCAAGAAATCGCCGCCGAGTGGTTCAAAGCCGTGTCTCAACGGCAAGAATTTTTTGGCGAAACTTGCTATGTTCGCAAAGATGGCAGCCTCCGCTTCGGGCGAGTGCGTTCTGCACCGTTATTCTCCGATACGGGCGAGTTGATGGGCTATGTGGGCACGATTGAAGATATTACCGATAGCCGAGCCATTGAAACGATGAAAGATGAGTTTATTTCAATTGTGAGCCACGAACTGCGAACCCCCCTGACGGCAATTCGCGGCTCTTTGGGTTTGCTGGCGTCTGGGGTTCTGAATCATAAACCCGAAGTTGCCCGACAAATGGTAGAAATTGCCAGTCAAGATACCGAGCGCTTAGTCAGACTGGTGAACGATATTCTAGACTTAGAGCGCTTGGAGTCTCAACGGGTGCGGTTGAATCTGCAATGGTGGGATGCGGCTACTTTGCTAGAAAAATCGGTGAAAACCGTGCAGTCTCTAGCCGCCGAAAGCGAGATTAACATTCTCAGCGAGCCAACTTCCGCGCAAGTTTGGGCAGATGGCGATCGCTTGATGCAAACCCTGGTGAATTTGATTGGGAATGCCATTAAATTTTCGTCCCCCAACACCACAGTCACCCTCAAGGTTCAAGATCGAGACGATCGGGTTTTATTCCAAGTGACCGATCGAGGTCGTGGAATTCCCGCCGATCAACTCGAAAAGATTTTTGGTCAATTTCAACAAGTCGATGCGTCTGACTCGCGCCAAAAGGGAGGGACGGGTTTAGGGTTAGCGATTTGTAAAAGTATCATCCAGCAACATGGGGGCGCAATCTGGGCAGAAAGTCAACTTGGAGAAGGGAGTCATTTTTATTTCACGGTACCCAAACCGATCGATTCAGAGCAGTTTGAATGCACGGAGTTGGTATAG
- the metK gene encoding methionine adenosyltransferase — protein MARRYLFTSESVTEGHPDKICDQISDTILDALLTQDPTSRVAAEVVVNTGLVLITGEITSNAQVDYIDLARKKIAEIGYTGAENGFSTHSCAVLVALDQQSPDIAQGVDTAREQRELSSDEKFDAIGAGDQGLMFGFACNETPEMMPLPICLAHRVSRRLAAVRKTGQLAYLRPDGKTQVTVAYEDGRPVGIDTILVSTQHTPTIGDITDDAAVQEKIKEDLWTNVVLPSFSDISVKPDNQTRFLVNPTGKFVIGGPQGDSGLTGRKIIVDTYGGYSRHGGGAFSGKDPTKVDRSAAYAARYVAKNIVAAGLAEKCEVQLSYAIGVARPVSMMIDTFGTGTVDDDRLLEVVKEHFELRPAGIIAAFNLQNLPAERGGRFYQDVAAYGHFGRPNLDLPWEQTDKAQLLKEALAQPLSAAVG, from the coding sequence TTGGCTCGACGCTATCTATTTACATCGGAATCCGTAACCGAAGGTCATCCCGATAAGATCTGCGATCAAATCTCAGATACCATCTTAGATGCCTTACTCACGCAAGACCCCACCAGTCGCGTCGCTGCTGAGGTCGTCGTCAACACCGGGCTGGTATTAATCACCGGAGAAATTACATCCAACGCCCAAGTTGACTACATCGACCTCGCCCGGAAGAAAATTGCTGAAATTGGCTACACGGGTGCAGAAAACGGCTTTTCCACCCACAGTTGCGCCGTCCTCGTCGCCTTAGACCAACAATCTCCCGACATTGCCCAAGGCGTAGATACTGCCCGCGAGCAACGGGAACTCTCCAGCGATGAGAAATTTGACGCAATCGGAGCCGGGGATCAAGGCTTAATGTTTGGTTTCGCCTGCAACGAAACCCCGGAAATGATGCCTTTGCCGATCTGCTTGGCTCATCGCGTTTCTCGTCGCCTTGCGGCCGTTCGCAAAACCGGACAACTGGCCTATCTGCGTCCCGATGGCAAAACCCAAGTTACTGTCGCTTACGAAGACGGTCGGCCCGTTGGCATTGATACGATTTTAGTATCAACGCAACACACGCCCACCATCGGCGACATTACCGACGATGCCGCCGTTCAGGAAAAAATCAAAGAAGACCTGTGGACAAACGTAGTCCTTCCGTCATTCTCTGATATCTCCGTTAAGCCAGACAACCAAACTCGCTTTTTGGTGAATCCCACGGGTAAATTTGTAATCGGGGGCCCGCAAGGGGATTCAGGCTTAACCGGACGCAAGATCATTGTCGATACCTACGGCGGTTATTCTCGTCACGGCGGTGGTGCTTTCTCTGGAAAGGACCCCACCAAAGTAGACCGCAGCGCCGCCTATGCAGCCCGTTACGTGGCAAAAAATATTGTCGCGGCGGGTTTAGCTGAAAAATGCGAAGTGCAACTCAGCTACGCAATCGGTGTCGCTCGTCCAGTCAGCATGATGATTGATACCTTTGGCACGGGGACGGTTGATGATGACCGCCTGTTGGAAGTGGTGAAGGAACACTTCGAGTTACGCCCCGCCGGGATTATCGCGGCGTTTAATTTGCAAAACCTGCCAGCAGAACGAGGCGGACGTTTCTATCAGGACGTTGCAGCTTACGGTCACTTTGGCAGACCTAATCTCGATTTACCTTGGGAGCAAACCGATAAGGCTCAGTTACTCAAGGAAGCCCTCGCTCAACCTTTATCTGCCGCTGTCGGTTAA
- a CDS encoding HAD family hydrolase, with protein MVTIQCGDRIFENIQAIIFDKDGTLAHSEHFLRNLALRRSRLIDAQIPGVGEPLLMAFGVESDRINPAGLTAVGTRRENEVAAAAYITETGRDWIESLQIASSAFAEADRYLPNKAQQTPLFAGITEVLRSLFQAGVLLGILSSDTTENVMDFAKTYDIDAYFQLQMGVVGGLSKPDPRLFYQACEALGTLPAQTLTIGDSAADFEMGRNAGAAGCVGVKWGWTQPPRLEKADLAIAKFDEIRAIR; from the coding sequence GTGGTAACGATTCAATGTGGCGATCGCATCTTTGAGAATATTCAAGCGATTATTTTTGATAAGGATGGGACGCTGGCTCATTCAGAACATTTTTTACGAAATTTGGCCCTGCGGCGATCGCGCTTAATTGATGCTCAAATTCCCGGCGTGGGCGAACCCTTGCTGATGGCGTTTGGGGTGGAGAGCGATCGCATTAACCCTGCCGGATTGACGGCGGTTGGCACCCGACGAGAAAATGAAGTGGCCGCCGCCGCTTATATTACCGAAACGGGGCGCGACTGGATTGAATCTTTGCAAATTGCCTCCTCTGCCTTTGCAGAAGCCGATCGCTATTTACCCAACAAAGCCCAACAGACTCCGCTATTTGCGGGAATAACTGAAGTTTTGCGATCGCTGTTTCAAGCCGGGGTTTTACTGGGTATCCTCTCTTCAGATACCACCGAAAACGTTATGGACTTCGCCAAAACCTATGACATTGACGCCTACTTTCAACTGCAAATGGGCGTTGTTGGAGGATTGAGCAAACCCGATCCGCGCCTCTTTTACCAAGCCTGCGAAGCCTTGGGCACCCTCCCCGCCCAAACCCTAACCATTGGAGATTCCGCCGCCGATTTTGAGATGGGTCGCAATGCTGGGGCGGCGGGTTGCGTGGGGGTGAAATGGGGTTGGACTCAACCGCCCCGTCTAGAAAAAGCCGATCTGGCGATCGCGAAATTCGACGAAATCCGAGCAATCCGCTAA